Proteins from a single region of Prosthecobacter vanneervenii:
- a CDS encoding REP-associated tyrosine transposase has protein sequence MLRRSDQPPPWPHAPTHLLDATGIYFVTASTHLKQHHFRSPARLDVLQRGLLTVTHDFGWRLEAWAIFSNHYHFIAKTPPDAKDANSLPKMIRALHGPLSVWVNKLDEAPERQVWHNYRETLLTRQTSYFARLNYTHNNPVKHGLVSAARDYPWCSAAWFEKETPPAMMRAISRFKTDRLQVEDDFQPESEQ, from the coding sequence ATGCTTCGCCGTTCGGATCAGCCGCCACCCTGGCCACACGCTCCCACACATCTGCTCGACGCCACCGGCATCTATTTCGTCACCGCCTCCACGCATCTGAAACAACACCATTTCCGCTCACCTGCCCGCCTGGATGTCCTGCAGCGCGGCCTGCTCACAGTCACTCACGACTTCGGCTGGCGACTCGAAGCCTGGGCCATTTTCTCCAATCACTACCACTTCATCGCAAAAACACCTCCGGATGCCAAGGACGCCAACTCACTGCCGAAAATGATTCGTGCCCTGCATGGTCCGCTATCCGTTTGGGTGAACAAACTGGACGAAGCACCAGAACGTCAGGTCTGGCACAACTACCGGGAAACCCTGCTAACCCGGCAGACGTCATATTTTGCACGCTTGAACTACACGCACAACAATCCGGTGAAGCACGGGCTCGTCAGTGCTGCCCGGGACTACCCATGGTGCTCGGCAGCCTGGTTTGAGAAAGAGACACCACCAGCGATGATGCGTGCAATTTCACGCTTTAAGACGGACCGGCTTCAGGTGGAGGATGATTTTCAACCAGAGAGTGAGCAATAG